The Candidatus Nitrosymbiomonas proteolyticus genome has a segment encoding these proteins:
- a CDS encoding ATP synthase F0 subunit B, which produces MAEQATEPTGSGNKWLGLIVGVALVLLGSTVFKDLQVPIPGLDLNLGKSAAMAGITILLFPLIRMFYTDPLKNAINERNSQLEETFTEAEELRQRMDEMRGEYEQRLSAAEAAAREQIQAQIREAQALRDQLRAEAVQQAEQLKAKALADIEQEKQRILNDLRVHVVNLTLQATEKLVGESVDNERSRKLIDEFIEQVEVAG; this is translated from the coding sequence ATGGCTGAACAAGCAACTGAACCAACCGGATCGGGCAACAAGTGGCTCGGACTGATCGTAGGTGTCGCCCTCGTGCTGCTGGGGTCGACGGTCTTCAAGGACCTCCAGGTTCCGATCCCCGGACTCGACCTCAACCTCGGCAAGTCCGCGGCGATGGCGGGCATCACGATCTTGCTCTTCCCGCTGATTCGGATGTTCTACACCGATCCGCTCAAAAACGCCATCAACGAACGCAACTCTCAACTCGAAGAGACCTTCACCGAGGCCGAAGAGTTGCGGCAGCGCATGGACGAGATGCGGGGCGAATACGAGCAGAGGCTTTCTGCAGCGGAGGCCGCCGCGCGGGAGCAAATTCAGGCTCAGATTCGGGAAGCCCAAGCGCTTCGCGACCAACTGCGCGCCGAGGCCGTCCAACAGGCCGAGCAGCTCAAGGCGAAGGCGCTCGCCGACATCGAGCAGGAAAAGCAGCGCATCCTGAACGATCTGCGAGTCCACGTGGTCAACTTGACCCTCCAAGCCACCGAAAAGCTCGTCGGGGAGTCCGTCGACAACGAGCGCAGCCGCAAGCTCATCGACGAGTTCATCGAGCAAGTCGAGGTGGCAGGCTAA
- a CDS encoding DNA helicase RecG: protein MGDSGFSHGASALDREAQYLKGVGPRNAALLAKAGIRTLRDLLYYLPRRYEDRTNLPSIGSIRPGQNVTVRGRLIRVEGRPLRRGMVRISATLVDSSSSVNLVWFNQPWIQRKLSAIKGEIIAFGTVKESGFAYEIQNPEFEVIDADDDGSAFARITPVYPLVEGLNQSVVRRAVKSALAFPIELDDPLPEAIRKRFKLPGLGWSLRQSHVPDSLGSSEQARRRLVFEEFLGLQLTLALKRSESHAESGISYPISELGTVASSHEPLTLFDPLPGQAPTEPLWTEIGRMLPFELTGAQRRAIEEIFADMESPHPMNRLLQGDVGSGKTAVGACAMLAAVRCGYQAAIMAPTEILAEQHFSSLSAMFAPLGIEVALLVGKLTAAPKKRARSHAASGHAGIVVGTHALIQEGVEFKRLGLVVIDEQHRFGVLQRAALRGKGLGNPDVLVMTATPIPRTLTMTLYGDMDLTIIDELPPGRRPVKTHRKFLEQRESVYQAVRKLIEEGRQAYFVCPLVSESEKVQAHAAEELHFKLANEVYPDLKVGLVHGQMKPAEKDRVMQEFRDRDLDILVSTTVIEVGVDVPNASVMVIQDADRFGLSQLHQLRGRVGRGAEQSYCVLLADRGSREAEERLEIMAGTTDGFKIAEADLRIRGPGELLGTRQTGALEVQIGDLVRDQGIMEEARRAAQEVIKGDPELASPQNRGLAELVRRRRAVEASLTARSLT from the coding sequence ATGGGCGACTCTGGCTTCTCGCATGGCGCGTCGGCTCTCGACCGCGAGGCACAGTATTTGAAGGGGGTGGGCCCCCGAAACGCGGCTCTGCTAGCGAAAGCGGGCATCCGCACACTCCGCGACCTGCTCTACTATCTTCCTCGAAGGTACGAGGATCGCACGAACCTTCCGTCGATCGGGAGCATCCGTCCAGGTCAGAATGTGACGGTTCGAGGCCGGCTGATTCGGGTCGAAGGTCGGCCACTTCGAAGGGGCATGGTGAGGATTTCGGCCACTCTTGTGGATTCGAGCAGTTCAGTCAACCTCGTTTGGTTCAATCAGCCCTGGATTCAGCGGAAGCTGAGTGCGATCAAGGGCGAAATCATCGCCTTTGGGACGGTCAAGGAATCCGGGTTCGCGTACGAGATTCAGAATCCGGAGTTCGAAGTCATCGACGCGGACGACGATGGCAGCGCGTTCGCTCGGATCACGCCTGTGTACCCGCTCGTGGAGGGGCTCAATCAGAGCGTCGTGCGGCGGGCCGTGAAATCTGCGCTCGCCTTCCCCATCGAACTCGATGACCCTCTTCCTGAGGCGATCCGCAAGCGCTTCAAGCTACCGGGTCTCGGTTGGAGTCTCCGGCAATCCCACGTGCCGGATTCGTTGGGTTCGTCGGAGCAAGCGCGGCGGAGGCTCGTTTTTGAGGAGTTCTTGGGCCTTCAGCTCACCCTCGCGCTCAAGCGGTCGGAAAGCCATGCGGAATCGGGGATCAGCTATCCGATCTCCGAACTGGGAACGGTCGCATCGTCTCACGAACCCCTCACGCTGTTTGATCCTCTGCCAGGTCAAGCGCCCACAGAGCCGCTTTGGACGGAGATCGGGCGGATGCTCCCGTTCGAACTGACCGGCGCGCAGCGGAGGGCCATCGAGGAGATTTTTGCGGACATGGAGTCGCCTCACCCCATGAACAGGTTGCTCCAAGGTGATGTGGGCTCAGGAAAGACCGCCGTCGGAGCCTGCGCGATGCTCGCCGCCGTGCGTTGCGGATACCAAGCTGCGATCATGGCTCCCACGGAGATTCTCGCCGAGCAGCACTTTTCGAGCCTCAGCGCGATGTTCGCTCCGCTGGGAATCGAGGTCGCGCTGCTTGTCGGCAAGCTCACCGCCGCCCCTAAGAAGCGGGCGCGGTCTCATGCGGCGTCGGGACACGCGGGAATCGTGGTGGGAACGCACGCTTTGATTCAGGAAGGGGTGGAGTTCAAGCGGTTGGGGCTGGTCGTGATCGACGAGCAACACAGGTTTGGGGTCCTGCAACGGGCTGCGCTTCGCGGAAAGGGGCTCGGCAATCCCGACGTGCTCGTTATGACCGCTACGCCGATCCCGCGAACGCTAACCATGACCCTTTATGGCGACATGGACCTGACGATCATCGACGAATTGCCCCCAGGAAGACGCCCGGTGAAGACACACCGGAAGTTCCTCGAACAGCGCGAGTCTGTGTACCAGGCCGTTCGCAAGCTGATCGAGGAGGGACGCCAGGCGTACTTCGTTTGTCCGCTCGTATCGGAGAGCGAGAAGGTCCAGGCGCACGCAGCCGAGGAGCTTCACTTCAAGCTGGCCAATGAGGTGTATCCCGACCTCAAAGTCGGACTCGTGCATGGGCAGATGAAGCCAGCCGAAAAGGACCGGGTCATGCAGGAGTTCCGAGATCGAGATCTCGACATCTTGGTAAGCACAACGGTCATCGAGGTCGGCGTGGACGTTCCGAACGCGTCGGTGATGGTGATCCAGGACGCGGATCGATTCGGCCTCAGCCAGCTTCATCAACTCCGAGGGAGGGTGGGGCGTGGGGCGGAGCAAAGCTACTGCGTGCTGCTTGCCGACCGAGGCTCGCGCGAGGCGGAGGAGAGATTGGAAATCATGGCCGGGACGACGGACGGGTTCAAGATCGCGGAGGCCGACCTCAGGATTCGGGGCCCTGGCGAGCTTCTGGGGACCCGGCAAACTGGGGCGCTGGAGGTTCAGATCGGCGACCTCGTGAGGGACCAGGGGATTATGGAGGAGGCGCGGCGCGCGGCTCAAGAGGTCATCAAGGGCGACCCGGAACTGGCTTCCCCGCAAAATCGCGGGCTTGCAGAGTTGGTTCGAAGGCGAAGAGCCGTCGAGGCAAGCTTAACCGCGCGTAGCCTCACGTAA
- a CDS encoding Nif3-like dinuclear metal center hexameric protein, with protein MIRVADVLEALERIAPCRWAFEYDNVGLLVGTPDDVVTQGVVALDPSPGAMSFASGCGAELLICHHPVIWDPIRKLDGLSFGSRMALRIARADLSMIACHTNWDSAPGGINDTLCERLGLENVGEFGEAGPGTAFVKLVVFVPPTWAGSLLDALSAAGAGSIGDYERCAFLSSGSGTFFGREGTNPAVGSSGQVENVEELRIEMRLPASRLKSVREALLAAHPYEEPAYDFYPLVSAPEQPSGRIGELRTPLTVAEFRELCDLRLETRTWAWGDPARKLTKIAVVGGAADRTWRAARESGADALLTGEVRQDVAVDAMESRFALFAAGHYATENPGMAALAVRLRNELPAIEWVEFEPEPGFDGRPL; from the coding sequence ATGATTCGCGTTGCTGACGTGCTTGAGGCCCTTGAACGCATCGCCCCTTGCCGGTGGGCCTTCGAATACGACAACGTCGGCCTTCTCGTCGGGACTCCGGACGATGTGGTGACCCAAGGGGTCGTCGCCCTCGATCCCTCACCGGGCGCGATGAGCTTTGCTTCGGGTTGTGGAGCGGAGCTGTTAATTTGCCACCACCCCGTAATTTGGGACCCGATTCGGAAGCTGGATGGGTTGAGCTTTGGGTCGCGGATGGCCTTGAGGATCGCCCGCGCCGACCTTTCGATGATCGCCTGCCACACGAACTGGGACTCCGCTCCGGGAGGCATCAACGACACGCTCTGCGAGCGATTGGGCTTGGAAAACGTAGGCGAGTTTGGCGAGGCAGGGCCAGGGACGGCGTTCGTCAAGCTGGTCGTTTTCGTTCCCCCTACCTGGGCAGGTTCCCTTCTCGACGCTTTGTCGGCAGCGGGCGCAGGTTCAATCGGGGACTATGAGCGCTGCGCGTTCCTTTCGTCGGGGTCGGGCACATTCTTTGGCAGAGAGGGCACGAACCCTGCGGTGGGGTCTTCCGGCCAAGTCGAGAACGTGGAGGAATTGCGGATAGAGATGAGGCTTCCTGCGTCCCGGCTAAAATCCGTTCGAGAAGCGCTGTTGGCCGCTCACCCCTACGAGGAGCCCGCCTACGACTTCTACCCCCTCGTGAGCGCGCCCGAACAGCCCTCCGGCCGAATCGGCGAGCTTCGAACGCCACTGACCGTCGCGGAGTTTCGGGAGTTGTGCGATCTACGCCTCGAAACCCGGACGTGGGCCTGGGGCGACCCTGCCCGCAAGCTCACGAAGATCGCGGTCGTGGGCGGCGCAGCGGATCGCACCTGGCGGGCTGCGAGAGAGTCCGGCGCGGACGCCCTGCTAACGGGAGAGGTACGGCAGGACGTTGCGGTCGATGCGATGGAGAGCCGGTTCGCCCTCTTCGCCGCAGGGCATTACGCCACGGAAAACCCTGGGATGGCCGCGTTGGCGGTGAGGTTGCGCAACGAGTTGCCCGCGATCGAGTGGGTGGAATTCGAACCGGAACCGGGCTTCGACGGGCGGCCTTTGTGA
- a CDS encoding ATP synthase, F0 subunit c, translated as MLGLGLGFAVGLAALGVGVGQGIATNGAMHGMSRQPEASGKIQTGMLIGLAFMELVFLLTFVITLILQGKVTG; from the coding sequence ATGCTCGGACTAGGACTTGGATTCGCGGTCGGACTGGCCGCGCTTGGCGTAGGGGTCGGACAAGGCATCGCGACGAACGGCGCGATGCACGGCATGTCCCGACAACCCGAAGCCTCGGGAAAAATCCAGACCGGTATGCTTATCGGTCTCGCGTTCATGGAACTCGTGTTCCTTCTGACGTTCGTTATCACCCTCATTCTGCAGGGCAAGGTCACAGGCTAG
- a CDS encoding DDE-type integrase/transposase/recombinase: protein MVSMKAKRELVARFRKDYEGSGRSEKGRILDSLCQTTGWARKYAMHALKALDVAPPRQRRRRARVYGPSEEAALVKVWKLSGFLASKRLAPFLDEFLSALERHGELSLPEPTRSKLAAISASTIDRLLRRHRNAHPPALSLTRPGSLLKREVAVRTGTDWNDARPGFCEIDTVGHCGGKLDDAHFWTLGITDVSTGWSEFAPLKSKGREETLMKLKSLRARLPFDLLGLDFDNGSEFLNYHLVRFCQSEGILLTRCRPYHKNDQCRIEQKNGALVRKHAGYGRYDTDKQFALLNRLYGVLRLLVNFFEPSLKGKEKAATPYRRLLASGILSKDKADELESIYLALNPVKLREELLKVKMELHELESLVSFLDEATV, encoded by the coding sequence ATGGTGAGCATGAAGGCAAAGCGCGAGTTGGTCGCGCGTTTTCGGAAGGACTATGAAGGTTCAGGTCGGTCTGAGAAGGGGCGGATCCTGGATTCGCTGTGCCAGACGACGGGTTGGGCTCGCAAGTACGCGATGCACGCGCTCAAAGCGCTCGACGTGGCCCCGCCAAGGCAAAGGCGACGCAGAGCCCGGGTCTACGGTCCGAGCGAGGAGGCGGCGCTCGTCAAGGTCTGGAAGCTCTCCGGGTTTCTGGCTTCCAAAAGGCTCGCGCCTTTCCTGGACGAGTTCCTGTCGGCCTTAGAGCGGCACGGGGAACTCTCGCTGCCCGAGCCCACTCGCTCGAAGCTGGCGGCAATCAGCGCCTCGACGATCGACCGGCTCTTAAGGCGGCACCGCAACGCGCACCCTCCGGCCCTGAGCCTCACGCGGCCGGGCTCGCTGCTCAAACGAGAAGTGGCCGTGCGCACCGGCACCGACTGGAACGACGCAAGGCCCGGCTTTTGCGAGATCGACACCGTGGGCCACTGCGGGGGAAAGCTCGACGACGCGCACTTCTGGACGCTCGGCATCACGGACGTGTCCACCGGCTGGAGCGAGTTCGCGCCGCTTAAGAGCAAAGGCAGAGAGGAGACCCTGATGAAGCTCAAAAGCCTTCGGGCCAGGCTGCCATTTGATCTCCTTGGGCTGGACTTCGACAACGGCTCGGAGTTCCTCAACTACCACCTCGTGCGCTTCTGCCAATCGGAGGGCATCCTCCTGACAAGGTGCCGGCCGTACCACAAGAACGACCAGTGCCGCATCGAGCAGAAGAACGGCGCCCTGGTCCGAAAGCACGCCGGCTACGGGCGCTACGACACCGACAAGCAGTTCGCGCTCTTGAACCGGCTCTACGGCGTCTTGAGGCTCCTCGTCAACTTCTTCGAGCCCAGCCTCAAAGGCAAGGAAAAGGCCGCGACCCCCTACCGACGGCTCCTGGCATCCGGAATCCTCTCAAAGGACAAGGCCGACGAACTGGAGAGCATCTATCTGGCACTCAACCCCGTCAAGCTCAGAGAGGAACTCCTCAAAGTCAAAATGGAGCTCCACGAACTCGAGTCCTTGGTCAGCTTTCTAGATGAGGCAACGGTCTGA
- a CDS encoding ATP synthase F1 subunit gamma yields the protein MATLKQIRGRIKAAKSIQQITRAMKLVAAARFKRATERALAARPYSEKLKDVVSSLSGAGELPAHPLLERSDSDNFALILVTAERGLCGSYNTNLIRRAAQFLRETPGVAKVIGVGKKGALFFGKRGYEVVYQHTLPSAGASFDDAKAVAKVTQELFESGEVSKVYLCYAKFYSAIRQVPQVVQLLPIEPPETEEKSGANLGYIFEPTADTLVGTLLPRYFLTLLWQALLEATASEFAARMTAMTNATENAGKMIQNLTLKANRERQATITKEILEVVSGAEALKS from the coding sequence ATGGCGACACTGAAGCAAATCCGGGGCCGAATCAAAGCGGCCAAGAGCATCCAGCAGATCACGAGGGCCATGAAACTCGTGGCTGCCGCGCGCTTCAAGAGGGCCACCGAACGCGCCCTCGCCGCCCGGCCCTACAGCGAAAAGCTCAAGGATGTCGTGAGCTCGCTCTCAGGCGCAGGCGAACTCCCCGCACATCCTCTTCTCGAAAGAAGCGACTCCGACAATTTCGCGCTGATCCTCGTTACGGCCGAGCGCGGGCTTTGTGGTTCTTATAACACGAACCTCATCCGACGAGCGGCGCAGTTCCTCCGGGAAACGCCAGGGGTGGCGAAGGTCATCGGAGTCGGCAAGAAGGGCGCGCTTTTCTTCGGCAAGCGAGGGTACGAGGTGGTGTACCAGCACACTTTGCCCTCGGCGGGAGCTTCGTTCGACGACGCGAAAGCGGTCGCTAAGGTAACCCAGGAGTTGTTTGAGTCGGGCGAGGTCTCGAAGGTCTACCTCTGTTACGCCAAGTTCTACTCGGCGATCCGTCAGGTACCTCAGGTCGTGCAACTCCTACCGATCGAGCCCCCGGAGACCGAAGAGAAGTCCGGCGCGAACTTAGGCTACATCTTCGAGCCCACCGCAGACACCCTCGTGGGGACGCTTCTGCCCCGGTACTTCCTCACGCTCCTTTGGCAAGCCCTTCTGGAGGCGACGGCGAGCGAGTTTGCCGCGCGGATGACGGCCATGACGAACGCCACCGAAAACGCGGGCAAGATGATCCAGAACCTGACTCTCAAGGCGAACCGCGAGCGGCAGGCTACGATCACCAAGGAAATCCTCGAGGTCGTCTCAGGCGCCGAAGCCCTCAAGTCGTAG
- a CDS encoding ATP synthase F0 subcomplex A subunit produces the protein MDMGGQGLVQSTLLAASEGGHGSPWQIFVWVGIVLALIAFLLTRIQAGLSKRVFRNPIALAGEHLYYFLENLAVSVIGPHGRKYLPMMATFWVFIFVSNILGLFADHTPTADWSLNLGLAIVAVLYVQHEGIKANGAFGHLKHFAGPKMVGALVAVSGLIFIIELISEAMKMISLSLRLYGNIHGGHEVVLNLNNLGHFDALGIEFAVPIGAVLIPIKLLTCIVQALVFTLLFCVYLGLVTHHEEDHGPAHAHA, from the coding sequence ATGGACATGGGCGGACAAGGATTGGTTCAATCGACACTCCTGGCGGCATCTGAAGGCGGACATGGATCCCCCTGGCAGATTTTCGTTTGGGTCGGTATCGTCCTGGCCCTGATCGCCTTTCTGCTGACCCGGATTCAGGCGGGCCTCTCCAAGCGAGTCTTCCGAAATCCCATTGCCCTCGCCGGCGAGCACCTCTACTATTTCCTTGAGAACCTCGCCGTCAGCGTGATCGGGCCACACGGAAGGAAGTACCTGCCGATGATGGCGACCTTCTGGGTTTTCATCTTCGTCTCGAACATCCTCGGCTTGTTCGCCGACCACACCCCCACGGCGGACTGGAGCCTGAACCTGGGGCTCGCGATCGTCGCGGTACTTTATGTTCAGCATGAGGGCATCAAGGCGAACGGGGCGTTCGGGCACCTCAAGCACTTCGCTGGACCCAAAATGGTCGGTGCGCTCGTCGCCGTATCGGGCCTCATCTTCATCATCGAGCTCATCTCGGAGGCGATGAAGATGATCTCGTTGTCGCTGAGGCTCTATGGGAACATTCACGGCGGTCACGAGGTCGTGCTCAACCTGAACAACCTGGGGCACTTCGATGCGTTGGGAATCGAGTTCGCGGTGCCTATCGGTGCGGTGCTCATCCCGATCAAACTGCTAACCTGCATCGTTCAGGCGCTGGTTTTCACTTTGCTGTTTTGCGTGTACTTGGGACTAGTCACTCACCACGAGGAGGATCACGGACCTGCCCACGCACACGCTTGA
- a CDS encoding peptidase S13 D-alanyl-D-alanine carboxypeptidase — translation MWSLLLAAALQAPLDRILTHDDLRGASVGAIVTTLDGTVLYERNSDLRLMPASNQKLLSVSYALHALGPDFRPQTRIWRLADRIAIDAPGDPSLSLADLQAAAAKVRFSDVAPIAVRQAYRVGVPSTWEHDDLPNRYAPQIMAFSFDRGAFQLYAENGKPVLVPESFGVTVRHFPGGVSLREYDPFKKLMIVRGDLPKARTFVENFALPEPDKLAAGVFGGVLVPLAELPASPPTLTITGKSVGEMAKECLVPSDNYVAEHLLLMAAGLNEALPNNVYAEATKRWRGFLVGTAGLDERTLTLYDGSGMSRHNLVTAASIAKLLRWAQRQPWSNLWMDALVSPGNGTLSSRLQGSSFRGKTGSLDMVSSLSGYVRTPSGQTLVVSLLMNHFSCPTAQARKIQDEFIRELEKMSSIGTAIDTSWKYEGALSEPGHRALDGSESARSGPDRSSALQGPHRRVEPSHAPPARKKRVAVRLG, via the coding sequence ATGTGGTCCTTATTGTTGGCGGCGGCCCTCCAGGCTCCTCTCGACCGGATTCTTACCCATGACGATCTCCGAGGAGCGTCTGTCGGCGCGATCGTGACGACGCTGGACGGGACAGTGCTCTACGAAAGGAATTCCGACCTTCGGCTGATGCCTGCGAGCAACCAGAAGCTGCTGTCGGTGTCCTATGCGCTGCACGCGCTGGGACCCGACTTTCGTCCCCAGACTCGGATTTGGAGGCTCGCCGATCGAATCGCCATCGACGCGCCCGGCGATCCGAGTCTGAGCCTGGCGGACCTCCAAGCCGCCGCCGCCAAGGTGCGGTTCTCGGACGTGGCGCCGATTGCCGTCCGGCAGGCGTACCGGGTGGGCGTTCCCTCCACGTGGGAGCACGACGACCTGCCCAACCGTTACGCTCCCCAGATCATGGCGTTTTCCTTCGATCGAGGCGCGTTTCAACTCTATGCGGAAAACGGCAAACCGGTGCTCGTTCCCGAGTCGTTTGGAGTGACGGTCCGGCATTTTCCCGGCGGGGTCTCTTTAAGGGAGTACGACCCTTTCAAGAAGCTGATGATCGTGCGCGGAGACCTGCCGAAAGCGAGGACCTTTGTCGAGAACTTTGCGCTTCCTGAGCCTGACAAGTTGGCTGCGGGAGTCTTCGGGGGCGTGCTCGTGCCGCTCGCCGAACTCCCCGCTTCGCCTCCGACCCTGACGATCACGGGCAAGTCGGTGGGCGAGATGGCGAAGGAGTGCCTCGTTCCCAGCGATAACTATGTCGCCGAGCACCTGCTCCTCATGGCTGCGGGACTGAATGAAGCGCTCCCTAACAACGTGTACGCCGAGGCCACGAAGCGGTGGAGGGGGTTCCTTGTTGGAACTGCCGGGCTCGACGAAAGGACGCTCACCCTCTACGATGGGAGCGGGATGAGTCGGCACAACCTTGTGACGGCGGCCTCGATCGCCAAGCTCTTGCGGTGGGCGCAGAGACAGCCGTGGAGCAACCTCTGGATGGATGCCCTTGTGTCTCCCGGCAACGGAACGCTCAGTTCGAGGCTGCAGGGAAGCTCATTTCGAGGCAAGACGGGTTCGCTCGACATGGTTTCGTCGCTTTCGGGCTACGTCCGCACGCCCTCGGGGCAGACCCTCGTCGTAAGCCTTCTGATGAACCACTTTTCGTGTCCGACCGCTCAGGCTAGAAAGATTCAGGACGAGTTCATTCGAGAACTGGAAAAAATGTCGTCCATTGGCACGGCGATTGATACGTCATGGAAGTATGAAGGCGCTCTTTCCGAGCCGGGCCATCGCGCTCTTGATGGGAGTGAGTCTGCTCGATCTGGTCCTGACCGCTCTTCTGCACTCCAAGGGCCTCATCGTCGAGTTGAACCCTCTCATGCGCCCCCTGCTCGAAAGAAGCGAGTGGCTGTTCGCCTTGGTTAA
- a CDS encoding ATP synthase F1 subcomplex delta subunit translates to MGDTRVARRYAEALYRAAKSQGIVESVEADLAGVVGIIERDPGFGEFLVSPRIAREHKLPVLERVFSDRVTALTMHALRLMLQKRREDLVPDVYKAFVAIRREHGAVLYAHIASSIELTEKQRSALLTKLEKGSGKKVEAEFSVDSNLLGGIRVAYGNFVLDGSVRGSLRRMRDTLKYELLKQA, encoded by the coding sequence ATGGGCGACACCCGAGTGGCTCGACGGTATGCCGAGGCCCTTTATCGCGCGGCGAAGTCGCAAGGGATCGTCGAGAGCGTCGAAGCTGACCTCGCTGGGGTCGTGGGGATCATCGAGCGCGATCCGGGCTTCGGGGAATTCCTCGTCAGCCCGAGAATCGCCCGCGAGCACAAGCTGCCCGTCCTCGAAAGGGTGTTTTCCGACCGCGTGACCGCCCTCACGATGCATGCGCTCCGGCTCATGCTCCAAAAGCGGAGGGAAGACCTCGTCCCCGACGTGTACAAAGCCTTCGTGGCCATTCGGCGCGAGCATGGGGCCGTGCTATACGCCCACATCGCCTCGTCGATCGAACTGACGGAAAAACAACGGTCCGCACTCCTCACGAAACTCGAGAAGGGAAGCGGCAAAAAGGTAGAAGCGGAGTTCTCCGTCGACTCCAACCTCCTCGGAGGGATTCGCGTGGCGTATGGCAACTTCGTCCTCGACGGTTCCGTCCGCGGGAGCCTTCGCCGAATGCGCGACACACTCAAATACGAACTGCTGAAGCAGGCATAA
- a CDS encoding ATP F0F1 synthase subunit alpha has translation MAIRPEEITTILEQELSKFQRKVDVEHVGTVLQVGDSIARVYGLPDCQVGELLEFPGGVMGLALNLEEDSIGAVLIGDDTEIKEGDPVKETGRIIELPVGKGMLGRVVNALGQPIDGKGPIASNEFRRLEVLAPGVVQRQPVQEPLQTGIKAIDAMIPIGRGQRELIIGDRQTGKTAICIDTIINQKSTHEPGGSPMHCIYVAIGQKMSSVARVIATLEEHGAMEYTTIVVASASDPNAMQYLAPFAGAAIGEYFRDNGMHALAIYDDLSKHAQAYRAVSLLLRRPPGREAYPGDVFYLHSRLLERAAKLNDDLGGGSLTALPIIETQQGDVSAYIPTNVISITDGQIYLEPDLFFAGVRPAINVGISVSRVGGNAQIKAMKQVAGRLKLEMANFREVQAFSQFASDLDKATQMQLIRGQRLTELLKQGLHVSYPVDEQVVAIFAGTSGFLDGIPNDKVTSFEEGLLSFVKDKYPEALESIRTTKEVSKEIEETLKKACAEFAESFGSKK, from the coding sequence ATGGCAATCCGACCCGAAGAAATCACCACCATCCTTGAACAGGAACTCAGTAAGTTCCAACGAAAGGTCGACGTCGAGCACGTCGGAACCGTCCTGCAAGTGGGCGACAGCATCGCCCGCGTGTATGGCCTTCCCGACTGCCAAGTGGGCGAACTGCTCGAGTTCCCCGGCGGCGTCATGGGCCTTGCGTTGAACCTTGAAGAGGACAGCATCGGCGCGGTCTTGATCGGCGACGACACCGAGATCAAAGAAGGCGATCCGGTCAAAGAAACCGGCCGCATTATCGAGCTTCCTGTCGGAAAGGGAATGCTCGGCCGCGTCGTCAACGCCCTCGGACAACCGATCGACGGCAAAGGACCGATCGCCAGCAACGAGTTCCGCAGGCTCGAAGTCCTCGCCCCCGGCGTCGTCCAAAGGCAGCCAGTGCAAGAGCCCCTTCAGACGGGCATCAAGGCCATCGACGCGATGATTCCGATCGGCCGCGGGCAGCGCGAGCTGATCATCGGCGACCGCCAAACCGGCAAAACCGCCATTTGCATCGACACGATCATCAATCAGAAGTCGACTCACGAGCCCGGCGGCAGCCCGATGCACTGCATCTACGTAGCCATCGGGCAGAAGATGTCGTCCGTCGCGCGGGTCATCGCCACCCTCGAAGAACACGGAGCGATGGAGTACACCACCATCGTCGTCGCGAGCGCCTCGGACCCGAACGCGATGCAGTACCTCGCGCCGTTCGCTGGCGCAGCAATCGGCGAGTACTTCCGCGACAACGGCATGCACGCCCTCGCGATCTACGACGACCTCTCGAAGCACGCGCAAGCGTATCGCGCGGTCTCGCTGCTCCTGCGACGACCCCCCGGCCGTGAAGCCTATCCCGGCGACGTGTTCTACCTTCACAGCCGCCTGCTCGAACGCGCGGCCAAACTCAACGACGATCTTGGCGGAGGGTCGCTGACCGCCCTGCCGATCATCGAAACTCAGCAAGGCGACGTATCGGCCTATATCCCCACAAACGTGATTTCGATCACCGACGGGCAGATCTACCTCGAACCCGACCTATTCTTTGCGGGCGTGCGGCCGGCGATCAACGTCGGAATCTCCGTCTCCCGAGTCGGAGGGAACGCGCAGATCAAAGCGATGAAGCAGGTCGCGGGCAGGCTCAAGCTGGAAATGGCGAACTTCCGCGAAGTCCAGGCCTTCAGCCAGTTCGCGAGTGACCTCGACAAGGCGACGCAGATGCAGCTTATTCGCGGCCAGCGCCTCACGGAGCTTCTCAAGCAGGGCCTTCACGTCAGCTATCCGGTCGATGAGCAGGTCGTGGCGATCTTCGCAGGCACTTCCGGATTCCTCGACGGCATCCCGAACGACAAAGTCACGAGCTTTGAAGAAGGTCTCCTAAGTTTTGTCAAGGACAAGTATCCCGAAGCGCTCGAGTCGATCAGGACCACGAAGGAGGTCTCGAAGGAGATCGAAGAAACCCTCAAGAAGGCTTGCGCTGAGTTCGCGGAGTCGTTCGGCAGCAAGAAGTAA